The Brassica napus cultivar Da-Ae chromosome C7, Da-Ae, whole genome shotgun sequence genomic interval AGCTCTTGATCTTCTTTTCTCATGTTTAGGGGTTCGCAGGGTTCTATGAGCTTCTTGGTTGTGATAACAGCTTCTTCCTTGCTTCTCAAGtaagaaaaaggagaagaagaagaagaagaagaagacgggaCAGGGACACTGAGACTGTGATTGTTGGTGTTCTTAGTGAAATCAAAAGATGTTTTTGgtgttgaagaagatgatggtgTTAAGATcaccattgttttttttttttgtgggttgcttgattttcttcttgttttttttttcttgcttgtGTGTGAATTAGATTAAGGTATAAATAAGAAACAAGACAAAAGTGTTGAAAGCTGGTTTCTTCGAAGCTTATGTGTCCTGATAAGTGTGACTGGGTTCCACTTTGAGTTATTGGCCAGTTTGTTGCATGTGAATTGAAGATTAAATATATCTCGTGAATAAATGTTTGTCAATCCTTTATATCATGAAGGAATACTAGAGAGATGATGTTACCTCGTGACTTCAATGGTGTTTATTCTTTACTTTTTCTCTTAACATTCCAAACACTATTATACGGACTGCGCTTTGAAGATTTCAATTacaatttcaaaatctaaataaacaGGTTCTGAAAAAGCCCCGGGACCAGATGGCTTCTCGGCTGGTTTTTTTCATACTCAGTGGGAAGATGTAGGACCGGATATAGTGAAGGAGGTACAAGGCTTCTTCAGGGGGGAACCACTATCGGAGCTCATCAATGAGACTAACGTCCGCCTCATCCCAAAGATTCCCAACCCGCAGAAGGTCTCGGACTACCGCCCTATTGCCTTATGTAATGTTTATTACAAAATCTTCTCCAAGCTACTCACACGTCGCCTCCAGCCCCTGTTGAGTAAGCTGATTTCGGTGAATCAGTCCGCCTTTGTCCCAAGAAGAGCTATAGGGGACAACATTCTGATTACTCATGAGGTTTTGCACTACCTCAACACGTCGCAGGCTGAACAACGATGTGCGATGGCTGTCAAGACTGACATGAGTAAGGCGTATGACTGGCTCGAGTGGGAGTTTATATCGCTGGTCATGCTTCGTTTGGGATTCCACCAAGCTTTTGTCAACTGTGTTATGCAGTGTATCTCATCGGTTACGTACTCCTTCCTCATTAACGGCTTGCCTAGAGGGAAGGTAGTACCGAGTAGGGGAATCCGCCAAGGAGACCCCCTTTCTCCCTACATATTCATAATGTGTAGTGAAGTTCTCTCGGGATTATGTAACCAAGCACAAGAGGATGGTTCTCTGCAAGGGATAAGAGTGGCAAGAGGCTGCCCTCGGATTAATCATCtcctctttgctgatgatactATGTTCTTCCTTGAAACCACTCAAGGGAACTGCAGCGCACTTACTGACATTCTTACCAAGTACGAGAGCGCGTCTGGCCAAACTATTAGCAAGGAAAAATCGGCCATCACATTTTCCCGACGTACCCCGGCAGCGATTAAAGAAATGGTCAAGGAAGAATTGCAAATCCAAAAAGAGGGGGGGACTGGAAAATATCTTGGCTTACCGGAGCAATTTGGTAGGAGGAAACGCGATATTTTTTCTCCATTGTGGACAGGATAAAACAAAAGGCTCGGGGATGGTCCAACAAGTTTCTCTCCTCAGCGGGTAAGATGGTGATGCTGCAAAGTGTGCTTTCAGCAGCCCCCTCCTACTCCATGTCTCACTTCGATCTTCCTGTGTCTTTATGCAAGAGAATCCAGTCCACGGTGACGAGATTCTGGTGGGATAATAATGAATATACCAGGAAAATGGCGTGGGTTTCATGGTCTTCTATGGCCAAACCAAAAGCACTTGGTGGGCTTGGTTTCCGGGATTTCCAAGTGTATAATGCTGCCCTCCTTGCTAAGCTGAGCTGGAGACTAGTTCAACATCCAGACTGCCTTCTGGGACAAGTTCTTATGGGGAAATACTGCACTGAAAACAATGTCCTAACGGCCACAGAAACTTCTAACATGTCTCATGGGTGACGGAGTGTTCTTGTCGGACGGGATCTTCTGCTTAAAAATTTGGGCTGGGTGGTTGGAAATGGACAAGATATCAAGGTCTGGGATGACCCTTGGCTGAGCTTATCCAAACAGGTACGCCCAATGGGACCACCTCAGGAGAGCACTGTTGAATTAAGGGTTTCGGACCTCATGATTCCGGGGACCTGCGAATGGGATGCGACAAAAATCCAAATATGGCTGCCTATGTATGAAGAGACTATTCGGTGTATCAAGCCTAGCCAATCTGGGGCTCTAGATAGGATTATTTGGCTGGGTACTAAATCAGGAGATTATTCGGTGAAGTCTGGATATTATAGTGCTGTGGACGATGGTGACTTTACTCCTGCGGGTCCGGTCATCGCTGCTGTAAACTGGAAGAAGTATGTGTGGCAACTGGCCTGTGCACCAAAGGTGAAGATGTTTGCGTGGAAGCTACTCAAGGGCACTCTGCCTGTGCGAGAAAGACTGGTGGAAAGGCATGTCCCAGTTGATCCAGCCTGTAAGCGATGTGGTGAAGCTGAATCTATTACTCATCTGTTCTTCCAATGTGCCTTTGTAAGGAAAGTGTGGCTTAATGCGCCTTTCTCAACGGCCCCGGATTTCAGTGGATTACTAGATTTAGCGCGGATGTGGATGGATCTTTGTTCCATTACTTGCTTACCCCCTTCGGGGATCTCTGCTGGGTCACTTGCTCCTTGGATCTTATGGAGTATTTGGAAGGAGCGCAATAAGTACGTTTTTGAAGGTACCTCAGCCTCTGCAGAAGATACGCTATCAAAAGCGATTGGATTAGCCAGAGAATGGATTAGTGAACCTAACCTGAAGCCAACGCCGAGAGGGTTGGTTGAACCAATCCACCATCCCCCACCTCCTAACACGGTCACGATTCGTCTGATGCTGCGTGGAAGGGTCAAGGGAACAGAGCGGGTGTGGGATGTTTCCTTATATCCCTGTCAGGAACTAGATCCATTAGCTCCTGCATTCCGTTTGTAGCTTCGACGATCATGGCGGAGGGTTTGGCTCTACTTGAAGCAGTGAAGATGGGCATTTGCGACAACTTGAAGGCGATACGTTTTGAATATGATTCCTCGCAGCTGATTAAAGCGGTTAACTCAGGGGACTGCATACCTAAACTCTATGGAGTGGTGTCGGATATCCTCTCCCTTATCTctgtgtttgattttgtttctttcacTTGGATTCCTCGTGAGTTTAATATCCAAGCAGACAGACTTGCTAAAGCTGCTTTGGCTGTAACCGATTCGGTGGTGGTTGTAGGAGTGTTTAATCCTCCCAACTAACTTTGCTCCTTTAATTAATATAagtgtgttttaaaaaaaaaaaaaaataaacaggtTCTGCAACCATATTTTTCAGGATtttcattaaacatcaaaaagAACACATCGTACTAATATAAATCTTAATTTACATATTACGAAGAATGCATGATATATTGACATATTTATTCATGTCGACCGATAGTCGTGCAAATTATTTAAGACGGATCGATTACGGATGCATGATAAGTTGATAACTCATCAGACACAACCCAATGGAAAGCTAAAGTAGAATGCAGTTTAACTATAAACTACCTAGTTAATGATCAAACCTGCTTGATGCTTACGATAAGATAATTAACCAACATAAAACGATACTGTATGCAGCCCCTAACTTGCAAATGCATCTCCTAGTCGTACAATATTATGCTCTTAAGTCTTAAaccaaatctttgataaacATTCACACAGATAAAATATGTCATTTAAAATGTCAAGATTTTGGACACAGTGGTGAAGCCATGCATGTTAGGGGATTGAGCTGTAAGTGAATCTGGATTAAACTAGTGGATGTAATTCACTTAAGAGGagcaaaaatacaaaaaataggAAGCATGAGGGATGTACGTATTTTGTTGCATGGGGAGATATTGACAAAGACTATCGAGTTGggtttttcttaaaataataatattcaatGTAATAATTTGTTGTataatttatgtgtatatatatattaagaaatacATTGGATTGTACCTTGTGATATCGAACATATCATAAAGCAATTATTGTGTATTCTTTCTTGAAACATATcgagattatattttaataaatggcCAATCAAGGAAGCTGtgtaacatttataaaatatgctGATTAGTCATATTATAGTTCACATATGAATGGCAGCATTTTAAACTTGCCCCACAGTTTACGTGTTTGATTCTCATCCTCAAACACAAGCTACTTTTCATCGTCCAACACAAATAGAAAACTCTTACTACATTCCAAAACTCTTACTCCCTTGATAAAAATAAAGCTTAATATTGGGTTTAAACTCATCTAAATTGCTTTAATATCTTTACGTTTTTGAAAGCTCTGTAAGGGTTCTGAAATCGCTTATAAATGGTATTATTATCATCCATGAATTATTAGCAAGATGTAATAATGGCCATTTAATATTCCGATTTGTGGTATATGATAttgaaagatttaaaaaaattgatttgaatataaatgTCACTAGAATACACCTATCTTTTcgattatatattcaaaaaatctaaaattaattgTGTTTGAACTGAAAGCAAAAAGATGAGTAACATATCAGAAAATAGTTTATGATATCATGCgaacaaaaccaaaacatggaaattttttttttttcgaatttcttaaaaatttacACATCAACCATCGGCCGGGAGTGTGCCCATGGGAGTGAGTGGGCATGTTAACCCATTAGCAGGGGTCAGAGCGTTACAATTTACACAATTGAATTAGAGATTGAAATGTTTGGAATGAAGCCTTCACTGCTAGAATCTACTACATACACAAACAAAAGTCGGTGATACTATTTAAGAAACTTGCAATGAAGaaaatttcatttatttacAGATTATTCAAAACATTCAAACAATTTCGTAAACCATGGTTATTCtttataacttataattttgTAGATTCAATCTTTTTTCAGAGCGAGGAGATTTATCACCAGAGAATCAAAATCAAAGGAGAGAGCGATCACAAGACCAGTAACAGAGATGAGGGACGATATGTTCTGTTACATACCGCCTCATGTGAAGGTAGAAAGACTAGACTACCTTCACTATGTGACAAAAAGTGAAGATGGTTCTTTAAATTCCCGACTCATGTGGATTACTACGTACATTCTTTTGCGGGTCGCTGAGATTGATGCTAAGAATATGCATAGAGGTGTGTTATGCTTTGAGAGAAGATTAGCTTGGATTGAGAAAAAAAGATAGACCAGGTTTTGCATTTAACTCCACCTCTTATGACTTGAAACTGCTGTTGTGAATCTTGTGATGTGCAATGTTGCAAAAGATCTGATTCTTTGATCTGATTCTCTAATTCTTACATCGATGtccataattttttgtttatttaaagtCATAGAATCTTCTGTAATCATGTCCAAAACAAGAGAGAGAATCTACTCGTGTGGTTTCAACAATTAAATCTCAAGACAATATATGGAAGATAGTAAAACAGAATTTACaaatttgtgaaaaaaaacTAGTGACATTTTTGGTTACAGCTCAAATGATTTTCCTTCACTCATACATTCTAAAATTTAGAGACATCAAGTCTCCACTCGATTCACTTGGTACCTTGTATGCTTATGAGTCAGAAGAATCAGACTGGCTCTTCAGGTTGTTGTGTAGACGTAGTTGCAGTAGCCATGGAGGGTGATGGTGGTTCTGGTGCCACCGTGAAGTGAACTGTTCTAGGTTGACCTGACTGAAGCACCAATGCAAACTGTGTAGCCAAAGCTGCAGCTTCCTGTTCAATAGGGTTCGGGTAGTAACTCAATACATGTGATTCAGTTTGATACTACcgacaaagaaataaaaaaactggTTGTCTTGACAAAACCTTGTGCGTAGTTCTTATACTAACCTGCCTTTGCCTTCGGTGTTGTAGGATACTGATCGCCCAAGCCATGATATAGCAAGGAAGAAGAAATCCAGCAGCTCGGAGCAAGACGAGCTGGAATAACACATAGATGGttggttatttttggttttggtgttAGTACTACTTACATgtaagtaagaaaaaaaaactaagcttACAGATAGTATGTTAGATGGGTCATCCTCGTCTTCTCCATCATCGCTTGTTATGGTCAATGCATGACGTAAGAGAAGAAGTGCCATTAactgtaaaagaaaaaatgtgtTACATGATCATCAGAACGAGAGAAgttgtgttaaaaaaattaccaaGAAGCTTTTGACACTTACTATTAGGGCAGCTGAGCGACAAAAGGCAGCTCCACTGGCACTTGAAGCAGTATATTCAACGTATTCAGACTCTAAATAGCGACGTTCAGCTTCTGCAATGGGAAGAAGGCGAGGATCATGCAAATCCAAACCTGAGATTGTCCATCCTCCACTGCAACGCACGCATACTAGATGTCAGAAACAAGCACAACCAATAAAGAAAAAAGCATAAAAATACGAGATTTAATGTACCCAATGTCAATAGTGGTTTCTTCAGGCTGAGGAGAAGGTGGTGGAGCGGTGTATCCAGGTTGGTAAGGCTAGTAAAACAAGTTAAGGGCGGTCAGATAGTGTAACTTTCCTCAGCTTTCAGACATAATAAAGCAGTTGCTGAGCTTAAGTTCCAAACCAAATTCAAGTGCAATGCAATATCTTAAATCTTTTACTACGGACATAACTTAACCTTATGTGGGAAACTtgcattcatatatatatatgcatatattcaTACTTACATTTTTGCTTTTGTCTATGATCATTATGCACTTTGTGGAAAATCTTGCGCCACAAGGAACCAAATTAAGTCTATAAACCAAGAGATTGCGAGAGAAGGTAAACATACCTGATGGCAAATTTCGCATATGATGTTTCCCTTTTCATTGCACCAACGCTGAACACATTTTCTGTGAGCATACTggtaaaaaacataaaagcttTTGGTCAATTAATCATCGGCCATTTTTTCAATCTCAATAACAATTAACAAGAATTATCAGCTCatcatataagaaaaaacatatgTCGGTAATTTTTCCCTAAAGGAGACGATGATGAAACACACAATACCTTGAGGCTACCACTGCAAGCACAAGGGCTCTCGAGAGTCTTGATAGGGCACTCGTCCTGACAAATACGACACTCCGCAGAAGCAATGAGCGGCTCATTCTCCTGACCCTCGTCATCTGAAATATCAATTGCCTTATCATTAACCACCACCGTCGACTCTTCTCTTATATTTTCGACCTCCGCATTAACTGGCGGAGATGGCACCGGTGGCATAAGTCCATCTACATTGACCACCATGTGACTGCTCTCTGTTGACAAACCTATCATTCCTCCAACTCCTAGTCTACGagttcaaaacaaataaaaatccaaatgaAAACACTTAACGAAATAAGAACCAGATTATCTTGACGAGAAAAACACAAACACGGGAGAGAAGAATATTCCAAGAAAATCACCAGCGAAAATGGAAAGAGATGTCCTTTGGTTAGTCGCAGAAAATGAGGAGGAAGAGACGAGAGGAAGTTGCTGTGCGCCTTGAAACTTTTTCCTGAGGCACAGATCAAAAACTCTTCACAAGATTTTTCCGCAGATCCAGCGAAAATAGTAAATGGCTTTTTATAGCGAAATTAAATGACAAAAGATATTATTACAAACGACGTGCGGACACAAAGTTTAATGGCCGTTGACCAAAACTAATGTAGTCATTACACAGAATAAATAAGGGTGTCTATTGTAAAAAAGATACTTTGCCATGCTGTAACGTGAACGACGTGTTCCCTGTCGGATAACATTAGCTGTTctttttcttacaattttttttaatcttctgACGGAGTTAGTATGATTTATGAATCATTTTTTCTCATTATTGGCACCTAAttcaatttaaaactaataggCATAATTATTGACTGgttatagaaaataattatgCTTAGATTATTTGATTACATGATTGGGAGAATATCTGTCGTTTAAGATTAATTTAGTAGTGAATTAGATGCATGACCATAAGTAATCCTGAAATTTATAGAGTTATAATGATAAGATATACTTCTTCCGTTTCAATAActtaaatgttttagaaaaaaaaaattgtttcaatagattttttgtattttctataagaaaaattgtgattttcaaaaaataataattgattttattgaattactattagttaaaattattgaaaattataaaaaacgatacatttattatagtgatttaatttgttttcttaatatgtgtgaaaatactaaaaagtctATTTTTCTGAAAAGAGTGGAGTATTATACAacttgaaaggaaaaaaaattgtcaacGAATTGAAGATTAATTTAGACAagataaaatactattttgtaaCTTATATTTGACAAAAATGCattgacaaaaacaataaacgaTTAAACTAGTACATCATATATAAATCTAtagaagaaaggaaaaatatTGCAGACTTGAATAATTCCACGAGTAAGACATAATTTCTCATCATTTCAAACtatatttcgaaattttatataatgttttttataatacaaatgttaatagTCTAAACCGAACTTGGTGCACAAGAAAAGCTCTCTAAAACATCGAAATCATGCATACACCTCTCCATTACAATACAGAAACTACTTTCCTACCCCCATGATTCCCAGCAATTGCTAAGCCGTTGTTGATAAGTCACTCGGACGCTGCTCGCTCAAGAACAGCTTGTACGGAACCTTAAAAAATGGAGAAAACTTTATGATCACAAGCTTCTAAAGAGACGAGATTCATGTGAAAACCGGTTTGAACCAAGGTCATCTAATGCGGCTGACTATGTATCGACCTTTCTCAAGGTCGTAAATCGTTTTCAGCTGCGGTTTTCTCCATTTAGATATCAAACATACCAAAACTGTCATCAGGATTGGTACCCCGATGAAATATAGCAGCGTCTGCGAGTCGATACCAAACAGAGCATAGAACCAATGGAGGTGACTAGAGGATGCGTGCTGCGAGGTCGACGCTTCAGTTTGTAGAATGAATGCACCTAAAGCCCAATCTAGCGGTATATCATCTCCTGCTTGATTCGCAAACCCGACTCTGCATAAAAGCAAAATAGTTTTCTTGATAAAACCGTTGATCTAAGTCTTCTGTTTAAAGTTCTTGAATGAATATACCTTTCATCATCAAGAGGAACACCGAGAGTATCGTGAAGCAATGATACAATATATGCCGATGAGAAACAATACCGAAGAAGATCCTCTTCCTCGAGTGACGGGTCTTTTACTCTCAACTTTGACCAATCTTCTCCACAGAATCTTTCTCCAGCCGATATCATATTAGATAGCCACGACTTCTCTCCCAGCCCAAAGAACTGgtatgagaaagaaaaaaaagaacatgttCATCACACTCTCCAGAGTAAAAGACATGCGCATTGTGGTGTTTCCTTGTTGGTCCAATTGAGTTATATACATTACGAGCATGAAAACAGATATGAGAAAACTAAGGTACCTTAGAGGTGTAGAAGAAGTTTTCTGTAGCTAAAAATCTTCCTTGAAGCTTAGGCGTGAACATTGATCCAATAGAGCAATGCTGATACGAGCATTTATCTGCACTCAAAGGTAGAAATCTATATCCATTAAAAACAATAGAAATGAATGGAGATCATGAAACTCTAGCAACAAAGATAATGTTGTACCATTTCCTTCTTGCAAGATTGATAGTGCAGCTGAACGACACTCTGAGTAATTACCCACAGCTTGAAAAGAAGATGCGAGTTTGCTTTCTTCAGCTAAAAATCCAGATAGATGCTTCTGTGTGATTGCGTCGAGGCTGTATCCTTTAGGAGCACAAGGGTCTGCATGTTTTCCTTCCAGTGTAGGTTCCACAGCTTCAAGAAACGAAACAAAGTATGAGTGGGACAGCCAGCCAATAAACATTGCTACAAGCTCTAATAACCTTAGAAAAGTTCAACCACTACACTGATGATTCTCACCCACTACCTGAATTACGGTCTCTTGAGACAAGCGAACCCCATAACTTCTCATGTGCAGCATTCTACAAGGTGCCAAAAGTTAATAGCATCAGGGACATTACCAAAAGATAAAATACACGAGATTGAAACTAGAGTTAGTCTGTGAAACTTGTTCCAAAGACATATATTACACACAAAAAGGAGACGTACCTGGCCAAAGTGAAGGAAGCTGTGACTGTAGAGACTGTAAGAAACATTTCCAAATGATATTGTACGTGAGAACTCAGAAGGCACTGGCTCATTAGACACAAACGTCACCTAAAAAGAACACACAAACAGTAAAACCATGTATCTAAACTCTCACAACACGCCTGAGGATCGAGGAAAGAGACTAAACCTGCGCAGAAGCTCCACCAAGCTCAACAATCCCAGTTGTCTTAATCGGATCACCACCAAGCGAACCAAGAGCAAAGTTCGCAACAACCCAAGCATACACACCTTCGTCAGAACCTGACAATAATCGAAACATACATTTACATTTTAACAACTCTCAATTACATAAAGCTTTAATCTTTGAGAAACTCACCAGAGATAACAGAGGCCCATTCATCTCTAAACAAGAACCCAGAAGATCCAAGAACACTTCTCGCAACCCCAAGAATCTTCTCCTGTGCAGGCGCCTCAAGCAACCTCATCCCCGCCGTCGCCATCAGCCTCACTTCCGTCTCCACCCACATTCCCCTCGGAACCCTCCCCTTCGCGAACTCAACAAGCTCCGTCAACGCCGCGCTCGCTCCCTCGGGATCGTCCGCGTACGCCGACAAGCCCGGATGCAGCTTCAAGCTCGCGTAATTTGCTCCTCGGAACTCGAAAACCGGTTTGCCCGACTCAATCCGGTACCCGAACACGTGGATCCGGGTCCCCGTGCTCCCGCCGTCGATCACGACGTTGTAGCGAAGCGATCCTCTCCCGGAGGATGCAATCGAGTAGCAGACGAAGAGGAAACCCAATACGGTGGCGATTGAAGCGACGGTTAGGAAGAGATTCGATTTCGCGTGTTTGGAATTGGATTTGGTAAGGGTGTAGattgaggaagatgatgatgatcggTTCGAGGAGCGGATCTGGAACTTAACCGGATCCATAGCTGATTTTTCCGGTTTAGTCTTCACCCTGGCACGGGTATGCGATCGTCGCATCAACAGTTCATGAGATGTGAAATAAATCAATGTAACGAATatacaaatattgtttttgtgtgtgtttttcgaatttttttgcttttttcaaCCGAGAAGAATGGAGATCGAGAGGGACGCCGTGTAACAGCGCCGGTGAAGCTCTCCGCCGCCCTCAACCTCCGATGTCGTACTCGGTTATGCggttttttattatcaaaagaTAATCAAAtgcacaaaataatatatatagaaaataaattgaTCGTTGTAGCGCATTTTACGATTTTTTATACCTAAATATTAAACTCCATATCGGGTCGGGTCGTAATGATATATTGCTCACTAATTTTGCAGTCGGGTCCTGATCACGAGACGGGTTATCGTTATTAAACTACGGCTTCAAATGTTTTAATCCCTTTCGCGcccgcaccgcagttaacactaataaaattttttacatatactatatatttatacgtttttataactgttagaaCTGCACCACACATGTGTACCGCTTGTCCCGTACCACTTAATCCGCTTTTACCATTTGAGCCTGAATATCGGATCGGGACAAAAATTTCCTCATTAATTTTGTAATCGGGACCTGATTACGAGACAGTTGCATTGTCTCTGGGTGAAACTAGGGCTTGATGGTAATGCATATCTTTGCCCTATGCTTATCAATATGTACATAGAGTATGGAGATGTGGATGCTGCTTGAACTGTGCGTTgtttattataaagttataacGCTATAATAATGGGATATGCGGGAAGAAACACACCGGACAAggctttatctttttttttttttactaaattgtaaatatcatttcAGAAATGAACTGTTAAGGTTTACAATATGTGATGAACAAACTATAAATCCTCTAAAACATATTTCCAATgccaaaaaaaagtaaaaaacatgGAAGCAGAAATCAATTAAACTTGAAACCGTTTTATTTTGGAGCGAAGATGACTTAAAGTATCAATACAAACTTGTAGTAGCTAGATAGAAGGTTGAGCCGAAACGGGCTTAAAAGGAGAGAACTGAGAAACTAGAACAC includes:
- the LOC106411097 gene encoding probable apyrase 6 — encoded protein: MRRSHTRARVKTKPEKSAMDPVKFQIRSSNRSSSSSSIYTLTKSNSKHAKSNLFLTVASIATVLGFLFVCYSIASSGRGSLRYNVVIDGGSTGTRIHVFGYRIESGKPVFEFRGANYASLKLHPGLSAYADDPEGASAALTELVEFAKGRVPRGMWVETEVRLMATAGMRLLEAPAQEKILGVARSVLGSSGFLFRDEWASVISGSDEGVYAWVVANFALGSLGGDPIKTTGIVELGGASAQVTFVSNEPVPSEFSRTISFGNVSYSLYSHSFLHFGQNAAHEKLWGSLVSRDRNSAVEPTLEGKHADPCAPKGYSLDAITQKHLSGFLAEESKLASSFQAVGNYSECRSAALSILQEGNDKCSYQHCSIGSMFTPKLQGRFLATENFFYTSKFFGLGEKSWLSNMISAGERFCGEDWSKLRVKDPSLEEEDLLRYCFSSAYIVSLLHDTLGVPLDDERVGFANQAGDDIPLDWALGAFILQTEASTSQHASSSHLHWFYALFGIDSQTLLYFIGVPILMTVLVCLISKWRKPQLKTIYDLEKGRYIVSRIR
- the BNAC07G22020D gene encoding uncharacterized protein BNAC07G22020D, with protein sequence MIGLSTESSHMVVNVDGLMPPVPSPPVNAEVENIREESTVVVNDKAIDISDDEGQENEPLIASAECRICQDECPIKTLESPCACSGSLKYAHRKCVQRWCNEKGNIICEICHQPYQPGYTAPPPSPQPEETTIDIGGGWTISGLDLHDPRLLPIAEAERRYLESEYVEYTASSASGAAFCRSAALILMALLLLRHALTITSDDGEDEDDPSNILSLVLLRAAGFLLPCYIMAWAISILQHRRQRQEAAALATQFALVLQSGQPRTVHFTVAPEPPSPSMATATTSTQQPEEPV
- the LOC106408111 gene encoding uncharacterized mitochondrial protein AtMg00310-like yields the protein MVMLQSVLSAAPSYSMSHFDLPVSLCKRIQSTVTRFWWDNNEYTRKMAWVSWSSMAKPKALGGLGFRDFQVYNAALLAKLSWRLVQHPDCLLGQVLMGKYCTENNVLTATETSNMSHG